The following are encoded together in the Lathyrus oleraceus cultivar Zhongwan6 chromosome 3, CAAS_Psat_ZW6_1.0, whole genome shotgun sequence genome:
- the LOC127130514 gene encoding uncharacterized protein LOC127130514: protein MYPSPKVEHHSEKDDDSSRSEKDMAAKDTDRSDDQEDNLLHHLKPSVAKPMKTRKGRFVDEMLSAKIAKNTAGVGPPKSWSKVDLKKSKVREVFESNEDVEEDVPEISPVKRATVRKSHVKVAIVHLDNISFHLEDGAAKWKFMIQRRVVVEEELGKDVVKVKEVMDLIKNVGLMKIVVGLSQCYEGLVKEFIVKIPEDIADKNNKEFCKGFVRVMCITFSPTVINNFLGKSIEGAGELEATDNEVCREITARRVKGWPIKKHLPAGKLTVKYVILHKIRSGNWVPTNHISTISNTLR from the exons atgtacccctctcctaAGGTTGAACATCATAGTGAGAAGGATGACGATTCCTCTAGATCTGAGAAGGACATGGCTGCTAAAG ATACTGATAGGTCTGATGATCAAGAGGATAACTtacttcatcacttaaagcctagtgtggctaagcCTATGAAGACTAGAAAAGGTAGATTTGTGGATGAAATGTTGTCAGCTAAAATAGCTAAGAACACTGCTGGTGTTGGTCCTcccaaatcttggagcaaagttgatttGAAGAAGAGTAAGGTAAGAGAAGTTTTTGAGTCTAACGaagatgttgaggaagatgtccctgaAATCTCCCCTGTGAAGAGGGCCACTGTGAGGAAGTCCCATGTGAAAGTTGCTATTGTGCACTTGGAtaatatctctttccatcttgaagatggagctgccaaatggaagtttaTGATTCAAAGAAGGGTGGTTGTAGAGGAAGAGTTAGGAAAGGATGTTGTTAAagtcaaagaggtcatggacctaatAAAGAATGTTGGGTTAATGAAGATTGTGGTTGGGTTATCTCAGTGCTATGAGGGATTggttaaggaattcattgtcaaAATTCCTGAAGATATTGCTGATAAGAACAACAAGGAATTTTGCAAAGGTTTTGTGAGAGTTATGTGTATCACATTTTCTCCCACTGTCATTAACAATTTTCTGGGAAAAAGTATAGAGGGTGCAGGTGAATTGGaagctacagacaatgaggtctgtagagaAATTACAGCAAGGCGGGTGAAAGGGTGGCCtattaaaaagcatcttcctgctgGGAAGCTGACTGTGAAGTATGTTATATTGCATAAAATAAGATCTGgaaattgggtgcctaccaaccatATTTCCACAATTTCTAATACCCTTAGATGA